One segment of Brassica napus cultivar Da-Ae chromosome C3, Da-Ae, whole genome shotgun sequence DNA contains the following:
- the LOC125583270 gene encoding endonuclease 3-like has translation MVLFLDEKFSFCQDGFIVENVGGKYTPLLLTHLVHGALGWGVDGHYAVCKIAQSYFEEKTLVAVKKILPAYANGELAAVCSWPDEIKRRPEWSWTYALHFVNTPDNECNYEYSRVFLFLQIFIRVSVCFLYEGDCHNDKCVTGAIFNYTSQLMFQFHYNLTEALMFVSHFMGDIHQPLHEGFVGDQGGNKIKLNWYEQETNLHRVWDNKIIESAQEKYYNSSLSVMIHSLQHKLKYAWSNDVPSWESCPPHESACPNPYASESIDLACKYAYKDAAPGTTLGDDYFLSRLPIVEKRIAQGGIRLAATLNRIFSPKPSLAAA, from the exons atggttctcttccttgatgaaaag TTTTCTTTTTGCCAAGATGGGTTTATCGTTGAGAACGTGGGTGGCAAGTATACTCCACTCCTCCTTACACATCTCGTCCATGGAGCTCTTGGTTGGGGAGTCGATGGTCATTACGCTGTCTGCAAAATAGCTCAG AGCTATTTTGAGGAAAAAACTCTAGTTGCAGTGAAGAAAATTCTGCCTGCATATGCAAATGGTGAACTAGCAGCTGTTTGCTCATGGCCTGATGAGATCAAACGCCGCCCTGAGTGGAGCTGGACTTACGCTTTGCATTTTGTTAACACACCTGATAACGAATGCAACTATGAGTATTCTCGTGTGTTTCTTTTCTTGCAAATATTCATTCGCGTTTCTGTTTG CTTTTTATATGAAGGGGACTGCCATAATGACAAGTGCGTGACAGGAGCAATCTTCAATTACACAAGCCAATTAATGTTTCAATTCCACT ATAACTTGACAGAAGCTCTCATGTTCGTATCACACTTTATGGGAGATATTCATCAG CCCTTGCATGAAGGTTTTGTTGGAGATCAAGGTGGTAACAAAATCAAACTCAATTGGTACGAACAAGAAACTAATTTGCACCGT GTGTGGGATAACAAGATAATTGAGTCTGCTCAAGAGAAATACTACAATTCAAGCCTTTCAGTCATGATTCATTCCCTTCAACACAAACTCAAG TACGCCTGGTCAAATGATGTTCCGTCATGGGAGTCATGTCCACCTCACGAATCAGCGTGCCCAAATCC ATATGCTTCTGAAAGCATTGACCTTGCCTGTAAGTATGCTTACAAGGACGCTGCCCCAGGGACTACACTAGGAG ATGACTACTTCCTCTCTCGGCTGCCCATTGTAGAGAAGAGAATTGCACAAGGCGGGATTCGCTTGGCAGCGACTCTAAACCGAATCTTTTCTCCCAAACCGAGTCTCGCTGCCGCATGA
- the LOC106432140 gene encoding endonuclease 3, protein MGLSLRTWVASILLLTHLVHGALSWGVGGHYAVCKIAQSYFEKNTLVAVKKLLPAYANGELAAVCSWPDEIKRRPEWNWTYALHYADTPNYECNYEYSRGCRNGKCVTGAIFNYASHLMFQFHYNLTETLLFVSHFMGDVHQPLHEGFKGDQGGNNVKLNWYNQETNLHRVWDDKIIESALKKYYNSSLSVMIHSLLNKLEYGWSNDVPSWESCPGHQTVCPNRYAFESIDLACKYAYKDATTGTTLGDYYFLSRLYIVEKRIAQGGIRLAATLNRIFSSNSKLAAA, encoded by the exons ATGGGTTTATCATTGAGAACGTGGGTCGCAAGTATACTCCTCCTTACACATCTCGTCCATGGAGCTCTCAGTTGGGGAGTCGGTGGTCATTACGCTGTCTGCAAAATAGCTCAG AgctattttgagaaaaatactCTAGTTGCAGTGAAGAAACTTCTCCCTGCATATGCAAATGGTGAACTAGCAGCTGTTTGCTCATGGCCTGATGAGATCAAACGCCGCCCTGAGTGGAATTGGACTTACGCTTTGCATTATGCTGACACACCTAATTACGAATGCAACTATGAGTATTCTC GGGGCTGCCGTAATGGCAAGTGTGTGACAGGAGCAATCTTCAATTACGCAAGCCATTTAATGTTCCAGTTCCACT ATAACTTGACAGAAACTCTCCTGTTCGTGTCACACTTTATGGGAGATGTCCATCAG CCCTTGCATGAAGGTTTTAAAGGAGATCAAGGTGGTAACAATGTCAAACTCAATTGGTATAATCAAGAAACTAATTTGCACCGT GTTTGGGATGACAAGATAATTGAGTCTGCTCTAAAGAAATACTACAATTCAAGCCTTTCAGTCATGATTCATTCCCTTCTAAACAAACTCGAG taCGGCTGGTCAAATGATGTACCGTCATGGGAGTCATGTCCAGGTCACCAAACCGTCTGCCCAAATCG ATATGCTTTTGAAAGCATTGATCTTGCCTGCAAGTATGCTTACAAAGATGCTACCACAGGGACTACTTTAGGCG ATTACTACTTCCTCTCTCGGCTATACATTGTAGAGAAGAGAATTGCACAAGGCGGAATTCGCTTGGCAGCGACTCTAAACCGAATCTTTTCTTCCAACTCGAAGCTCGCTGCAGCATGA